In Deinococcus ficus, a single genomic region encodes these proteins:
- a CDS encoding carbohydrate ABC transporter permease, which produces MRLRLRWSDTLLSYAFLAPALLLLAVFTFYPLLYGTYLGFTTYDGARFARGLGPEWTGLENFRTLANDPLFVQSLVNSVKYLLVVPVLQVASLGVAVLVNQQLPGMAFFRAAYYVPVVTSVSLAAVMWEWVFHREGTLNWILTALHLTTKEQAFGWLNSEQWAFFAVMLVTFWRGFGYYMVLYLAGLQNIPSELEEAAILDGANAWQRFWQVTVPLMRPTILLCALLSTIAALKVLEEVLVLTNGGPLNSTYTALMYVYAKAFQGFEFNYGLASAAGLVVAAVGLLLSALNFRLLRSDAGGPE; this is translated from the coding sequence ATGCGACTGCGACTCCGATGGTCTGACACCCTGCTCTCGTACGCGTTCCTGGCGCCCGCGCTGCTGCTGCTGGCCGTCTTCACGTTCTACCCGCTGCTGTACGGCACGTACCTGGGCTTCACCACCTACGACGGCGCGCGCTTCGCCCGCGGCCTGGGCCCGGAGTGGACCGGCCTGGAGAATTTCCGCACTCTCGCCAATGATCCGCTGTTCGTGCAGTCGCTCGTCAACAGCGTGAAGTACCTGCTCGTCGTGCCGGTTTTGCAGGTTGCCTCGCTGGGCGTGGCGGTGCTCGTCAACCAGCAGTTGCCGGGCATGGCGTTTTTCCGCGCGGCGTACTACGTGCCGGTCGTCACCTCGGTGTCGCTGGCCGCGGTGATGTGGGAGTGGGTCTTTCACAGGGAAGGCACCCTCAACTGGATCCTCACCGCGCTGCACCTCACCACCAAGGAGCAGGCCTTCGGCTGGCTGAACAGCGAACAGTGGGCTTTTTTTGCCGTGATGCTGGTGACCTTCTGGCGGGGTTTTGGGTACTACATGGTGCTGTACCTCGCGGGCCTGCAGAACATTCCCAGTGAACTGGAGGAAGCCGCCATCCTCGACGGCGCGAACGCCTGGCAGCGCTTCTGGCAGGTCACGGTGCCGCTGATGCGGCCCACCATCCTGCTGTGCGCCCTGCTGTCCACCATCGCCGCCCTGAAGGTGCTCGAGGAGGTGCTGGTCCTCACGAACGGCGGGCCGCTGAACTCCACCTACACCGCCCTGATGTACGTGTACGCCAAAGCCTTCCAGGGCTTCGAGTTCAACTACGGCCTGGCCAGCGCCGCGGGGCTGGTGGTGGCCGCCGTGGGCCTGCTTCTGTCCGCCCTGAATTTCCGGCTGCTGCGCAGTGACGCCGGGGGACCCGAATGA
- a CDS encoding carbohydrate ABC transporter permease: protein MSAVTVKGSRETRAVTRRWAPARAVSVALRYAALIAVLGFAVFPFVWTLAIALTDKTRGGSIYDFPASLLPKGVTFANFVSVYQTFQLGQYLWNSVSITLMTVVGTLVISALAAYPLARFRFPGRNLIFGAIVATLVLPSETNFIVNTLTLKHLNLLGTHLGVVIPTVAGAFGIFLMRQAFLSVPTALVEAARIDGAGELTILTRIMLPLTRPSLTALGIFTLVTTWNAYFWPMVVLSAAPDKVPLSVAVLKLKGQFNYDPFNIAAGAVIMMLPVLLIFLAAQRQFMRGMEGAVK from the coding sequence ATGAGCGCCGTCACCGTCAAGGGCAGCCGGGAGACGCGGGCGGTCACGCGCCGCTGGGCGCCGGCCCGGGCGGTGAGCGTCGCCCTGCGCTACGCGGCGCTGATCGCCGTGCTGGGCTTCGCGGTGTTCCCGTTCGTGTGGACGCTCGCCATCGCCCTGACCGACAAGACCCGGGGGGGCTCGATCTACGACTTCCCGGCCAGCCTGCTGCCCAAGGGCGTGACCTTCGCCAACTTCGTGTCGGTGTACCAGACCTTCCAGCTCGGACAGTACCTGTGGAACTCCGTGTCGATCACGCTGATGACCGTGGTGGGCACCCTGGTGATCTCCGCGCTGGCCGCCTACCCGCTGGCCCGCTTCCGCTTCCCAGGCCGGAACCTGATCTTCGGGGCGATCGTGGCCACGCTGGTCCTGCCGTCCGAAACGAACTTCATCGTCAACACCCTCACCCTCAAGCACCTGAACCTGCTGGGCACGCACCTGGGCGTGGTGATTCCCACGGTCGCCGGCGCCTTCGGGATCTTCCTGATGCGCCAGGCGTTCCTGAGCGTCCCCACCGCACTGGTCGAGGCGGCCCGCATCGACGGAGCGGGCGAACTGACCATCCTCACCCGCATCATGCTGCCGCTCACGCGGCCCAGCCTGACCGCGCTGGGCATCTTCACGCTGGTCACCACCTGGAACGCCTACTTCTGGCCGATGGTGGTGCTGTCCGCCGCGCCGGACAAGGTGCCCCTGAGCGTGGCCGTGCTCAAGCTCAAGGGGCAGTTCAACTACGACCCGTTCAACATCGCGGCCGGAGCGGTGATCATGATGCTGCCGGTACTGCTGATCTTCCTCGCCGCGCAGCGGCAGTTCATGCGGGGCATGGAAGGGGCGGTGAAGTGA
- a CDS encoding SIS domain-containing protein, with the protein MTASPGALHEAREAAAVVRRQAAQQAEVNEVARLLRTYRPRFVVMLADGLAECAAATLRYALEAHLRLPVVSAPPGGDARGVLVLVLSPSGDAPDLLGTVGQARGAGALTCALVGDAGSPVARGAELLLTLGAAHRPGEGHLATLTLGARLLQAWQADPGLADALEVLPDALARVAGHEAAVAAMATALSRAVRAQVLGLGMHAGVAAHTARQLQSAAGLPAQAVGAPDPEPHAGTLMLGFQARDGTAPFTAATLRGQLDQGAPLLLIGDDLPGRPAHLPTPPTGHALTDAAVSAAGAHLLIAHAARPPSTSAHPH; encoded by the coding sequence GTGACCGCCTCACCGGGCGCGCTGCACGAAGCCCGCGAGGCCGCCGCGGTGGTGCGGCGCCAGGCCGCGCAGCAGGCCGAGGTGAACGAGGTCGCCCGGCTGCTGCGCACCTACCGGCCCCGTTTCGTGGTCATGCTCGCCGACGGGCTGGCCGAGTGCGCCGCCGCCACGCTGCGCTACGCGCTGGAGGCGCACCTGCGCCTGCCGGTGGTGAGTGCCCCGCCCGGCGGGGACGCCCGGGGTGTGCTGGTGCTCGTCCTCAGCCCGTCCGGCGACGCCCCGGACCTCCTGGGCACGGTCGGGCAGGCCCGCGGGGCCGGGGCACTCACCTGCGCCCTGGTCGGTGACGCGGGCAGCCCGGTGGCGCGCGGCGCGGAACTGCTCCTGACCCTCGGGGCCGCCCACCGCCCCGGCGAAGGCCACCTGGCCACCCTGACGCTGGGTGCGCGGCTGCTGCAGGCCTGGCAGGCCGACCCCGGCCTCGCCGACGCGCTCGAGGTCCTCCCGGACGCGCTCGCCCGGGTGGCCGGGCACGAAGCGGCCGTGGCGGCCATGGCCACGGCCCTGAGCCGCGCAGTGCGGGCGCAGGTGCTCGGCCTGGGCATGCATGCCGGGGTGGCGGCGCACACGGCCCGGCAGCTGCAAAGCGCAGCCGGTCTCCCCGCTCAGGCCGTGGGCGCACCGGACCCGGAACCCCACGCCGGCACGCTCATGCTGGGCTTTCAGGCGCGGGACGGTACCGCGCCCTTCACGGCCGCGACGCTGCGCGGCCAGCTTGATCAGGGCGCGCCGCTGCTGCTCATCGGAGACGACCTGCCCGGCCGGCCCGCGCACCTGCCCACGCCGCCCACCGGCCACGCCCTGACCGACGCGGCCGTCTCCGCCGCCGGCGCGCACCTGCTGATCGCGCACGCGGCCCGCCCACCGTCCACCTCCGCCCATCCGCACTGA
- the nagZ gene encoding beta-N-acetylhexosaminidase, whose amino-acid sequence MHPTRTLIVDLPGPDLGAEDARQLKRLGAGGVCLFARNVTTPDRTARLIRDLRDALGHDALVGVDQEGGAVLRRLDVPLPPTPQALGVLDDPRAAHRAGQIAARGLIELGINWNFAPSLDVNVDPLNPVIGERSFGTDPERVAALGTAWAQGSEAAGVLGCVKHFPGHGDTRVDSHLDLPVVRKAPAELERTEWPPFQAAVRAGVGSLMTAHILYPALDPEAPATLSGPVLSGLLRGQWGYDGVVVTDDVGMRAIADRHPAFSAAPLALQAGADAVLVCGHGDPGAHEQAARALDLALSRAALTEARVAQALARLSRAAARFPGTPRPYLPGQWDADEQDVAWMAEASLTWTAAPLTLDPGREVLLLAPDTAPLGGPYGDALSGEALAAALRAHLPRLHRVSLHDESGVRQALRDPDVPVLLATTGRWAVPEDTRRTAALLGGRRAPVLHLALWSAQAAVDLALPAVITHGFRPANLNALGRALSGVRA is encoded by the coding sequence ATGCACCCCACCCGCACCCTGATCGTCGACCTGCCCGGCCCGGACCTGGGCGCCGAGGACGCCCGGCAACTCAAGCGCCTGGGTGCCGGAGGCGTCTGCCTCTTCGCGCGGAACGTCACCACGCCGGACCGCACGGCCCGCCTGATCCGCGACCTGCGTGACGCCCTGGGTCACGACGCGCTGGTCGGCGTGGACCAGGAGGGCGGCGCGGTACTGCGCCGCCTGGACGTGCCGCTGCCGCCCACCCCGCAGGCGCTGGGCGTGCTGGACGACCCCCGCGCCGCCCACCGCGCCGGGCAGATCGCGGCGCGCGGCCTGATCGAACTGGGCATCAACTGGAATTTCGCGCCCAGCCTGGACGTGAACGTCGACCCGCTCAACCCGGTGATCGGCGAGCGGTCCTTCGGGACGGACCCGGAGCGGGTGGCGGCGCTGGGCACCGCCTGGGCGCAGGGCAGCGAGGCGGCCGGGGTGCTGGGCTGCGTCAAGCACTTCCCGGGTCACGGGGACACGCGGGTGGACAGTCACCTCGACCTGCCGGTGGTGCGCAAGGCGCCCGCTGAGCTGGAACGCACCGAGTGGCCTCCCTTCCAGGCGGCGGTCCGCGCCGGGGTGGGCAGCCTGATGACGGCCCACATCCTCTACCCCGCGCTGGACCCGGAGGCGCCCGCCACGCTGTCCGGCCCGGTTCTGAGCGGCCTGCTGAGAGGGCAGTGGGGGTACGACGGGGTGGTGGTGACCGACGACGTCGGCATGCGAGCCATCGCGGACCGCCACCCGGCCTTCAGCGCTGCGCCGCTGGCCCTGCAGGCCGGCGCGGACGCCGTGCTCGTGTGCGGGCACGGGGATCCCGGCGCACACGAGCAGGCCGCGCGCGCCCTGGACCTGGCCCTGAGCCGCGCCGCGCTTACCGAGGCGCGGGTCGCGCAGGCACTCGCCCGGTTGTCACGCGCCGCCGCGCGCTTCCCGGGGACGCCCCGCCCGTACCTGCCCGGGCAGTGGGACGCCGACGAGCAGGACGTGGCTTGGATGGCGGAGGCATCCCTCACCTGGACGGCCGCGCCACTGACGCTCGACCCGGGCCGGGAGGTGCTGCTGCTCGCTCCGGACACGGCACCGCTGGGCGGACCGTACGGGGACGCCCTGAGCGGGGAGGCGCTGGCGGCCGCCCTGCGGGCGCACCTGCCGCGCCTGCACCGGGTCAGCCTGCACGACGAAAGCGGTGTGCGGCAGGCTCTCAGGGACCCGGACGTGCCGGTGCTGCTCGCCACCACCGGCCGCTGGGCGGTCCCGGAAGACACGCGCCGGACCGCCGCGCTGCTCGGCGGGCGGCGCGCTCCGGTGCTGCACCTCGCCCTCTGGAGTGCGCAGGCCGCGGTGGACCTGGCCCTGCCGGCCGTGATCACGCACGGCTTCCGCCCGGCGAACCTGAACGCCCTGGGGCGCGCCCTGAGCGGGGTCAGGGCGTGA
- a CDS encoding ROK family protein — protein sequence MTGVVGVDIGGTKTAVGTLGQLLGVWPTPDSGPALVELIQAALEGSGAALSRLGVCVAGRVDPERGTTRAANLPSLVGFPLRDALHAALRVPVTLVNDADAAALAEHRAGSARGARASVFVTVSTGIGAAYVSGSGALRGAHGQAMELGHLPSPGAHGPCHCGRQGCLELVASGSAINRALRVRLNRPGAAPAELAALAAAGEPGVQEVLHAAGHALGVALLPVCLTLDPDVIVIGGGATLAYGDRLLDPVRGALRDALQPWPGPDVRPACLGVQAGVTGAALAAMDAAPVAAR from the coding sequence GTGACCGGCGTGGTGGGCGTCGATATCGGCGGCACGAAAACCGCCGTGGGAACGCTCGGGCAGCTGTTGGGCGTCTGGCCCACTCCGGACAGCGGCCCGGCCCTCGTCGAACTGATCCAGGCGGCGCTGGAGGGCAGCGGCGCCGCGCTGTCGCGGCTGGGCGTGTGCGTCGCCGGGCGGGTGGACCCGGAACGGGGCACCACGCGCGCCGCGAACCTGCCCTCACTGGTCGGCTTTCCCCTGCGGGACGCCCTGCACGCGGCGCTGCGGGTGCCTGTGACACTCGTGAACGACGCGGACGCCGCCGCCCTGGCCGAGCACCGCGCCGGAAGTGCCCGTGGCGCTCGGGCCAGCGTGTTCGTGACCGTCTCCACCGGCATCGGCGCCGCGTACGTCAGCGGCAGCGGCGCGCTGCGCGGCGCGCACGGGCAGGCCATGGAGCTCGGGCATCTGCCCAGCCCGGGCGCCCACGGGCCCTGCCACTGCGGCCGCCAGGGCTGCCTGGAGCTCGTGGCATCCGGCAGCGCGATCAACCGGGCCTTGCGGGTCAGACTGAACCGGCCCGGCGCCGCGCCAGCCGAACTCGCGGCCCTCGCCGCGGCCGGGGAGCCCGGCGTCCAGGAGGTGCTGCACGCCGCGGGTCACGCGCTGGGCGTGGCGCTGCTCCCGGTGTGCCTGACGCTCGACCCGGACGTGATCGTGATCGGCGGCGGGGCCACCCTGGCCTACGGTGACCGGCTGCTGGACCCGGTTCGCGGGGCGCTGCGGGACGCCCTGCAGCCCTGGCCGGGACCGGACGTGCGGCCCGCCTGCCTGGGCGTGCAGGCCGGGGTGACGGGCGCCGCCCTGGCGGCCATGGACGCGGCGCCCGTCGCGGCCCGCTGA
- a CDS encoding transcriptional regulator, with protein MTPPVRTTGAPPTVVTDPDAARLVLDARVARMLAPFMGAEVSLADAAREAGVPLNTMKYRLQQFERLGLVERAAVQARRGRSAQTYRAAAALFVPFHVTPLEAAASLYDVLFGVMHGALLRSVGAAWQAAAGDDHELGLHVYRTDTGRVTKDIVPLPVGGAGSFFPDLLRDDRPAVWNSGGVIRLTRAEAKAFQRDLVDLLRRHFPPVAPPMEASSEYIYRFVLAPHLPAEES; from the coding sequence ATGACACCTCCCGTTCGCACCACCGGTGCGCCGCCCACGGTCGTGACCGACCCGGACGCGGCCCGCCTCGTGCTGGACGCCCGCGTGGCGCGCATGCTGGCCCCCTTCATGGGCGCGGAGGTGTCCCTGGCGGACGCCGCGCGGGAGGCTGGCGTGCCGCTGAACACCATGAAGTACCGCCTTCAGCAGTTCGAGCGCCTGGGCCTCGTCGAGCGGGCCGCCGTGCAGGCCCGCCGGGGCCGGTCCGCGCAGACGTACCGCGCGGCCGCGGCCCTGTTCGTGCCGTTTCACGTCACGCCGCTGGAAGCCGCCGCGTCGCTGTACGACGTGCTGTTCGGCGTGATGCACGGCGCCCTGCTGCGCAGCGTCGGCGCCGCCTGGCAGGCTGCTGCGGGTGACGACCACGAACTGGGACTGCACGTGTACCGCACCGACACCGGCCGCGTGACCAAGGACATCGTGCCGCTCCCGGTCGGCGGGGCCGGCAGCTTCTTCCCGGACCTGCTGCGTGACGACCGGCCGGCCGTGTGGAATTCCGGCGGCGTGATCCGCCTGACCCGCGCGGAAGCCAAGGCCTTCCAGCGGGACCTGGTGGACCTGCTTCGCCGCCACTTTCCCCCAGTGGCCCCGCCCATGGAGGCGTCCTCGGAGTACATCTACCGCTTCGTGCTCGCCCCGCACCTGCCGGCCGAAGAGAGCTAG
- a CDS encoding MFS transporter: MNSLLWRGEFARLWWGGLINAIGTWMTGAALPVYVYTTTESVPAAGAMALAATLPGVLLGSSAGVIADRFDRRAVLVVTNLLAALSLLPLLFVGTQGLWVVYLSAVLKALVTLPTGPARSALLPALVPEAQLAQANALNALNNNLARLVGPALGGLIFAAADLSSVVVLDLVTYLVAAAFIASLTPHPVAAGPREAVRAALTAGWRAVRVSPALLTLVLYLAVTSIGEGVFGVLLAPFVTHVLGGDALAFGWVLSAQAIGGVVGGALVARHAGRVAPLRLWVFGAAGLGLADLAIFLYPLAWPGVGPALALMVLAGVPASAAGAGWMTLAQHFTDDAVRGRVFGLAGQLSGVGLLLGLGLATLAGQAAPITALLCVHSALLMLGGLGAWVVWRSRQLDRLPAGAAPATAA, translated from the coding sequence ATGAACAGTCTGCTGTGGCGCGGCGAGTTCGCGCGGTTGTGGTGGGGGGGCCTGATCAACGCGATCGGCACCTGGATGACAGGCGCGGCCCTGCCCGTCTACGTGTACACGACCACGGAGTCCGTGCCGGCCGCGGGCGCGATGGCGCTGGCCGCCACGCTGCCGGGCGTGCTGCTGGGCTCCAGTGCCGGCGTGATCGCCGACCGGTTCGACCGGCGCGCGGTGCTGGTCGTCACGAACCTGCTGGCGGCCCTGAGTCTGCTGCCGCTGCTGTTCGTGGGGACTCAGGGGTTGTGGGTGGTGTACCTCTCGGCGGTCCTCAAGGCGCTGGTGACGCTCCCGACCGGCCCGGCGCGCTCGGCGCTGCTGCCGGCGCTGGTGCCCGAAGCGCAGCTCGCGCAGGCCAACGCCCTGAACGCGCTGAACAACAACCTCGCACGGCTCGTCGGGCCGGCCCTGGGCGGCCTGATCTTCGCGGCGGCCGACCTGTCCAGCGTGGTCGTGCTGGACCTCGTGACCTACCTGGTGGCGGCCGCCTTCATCGCCTCCCTGACGCCGCATCCCGTTGCGGCCGGACCGCGCGAGGCGGTCCGCGCCGCCCTCACGGCCGGCTGGCGGGCGGTCCGGGTGTCGCCGGCCCTGCTGACCCTGGTGCTGTACCTGGCGGTCACGTCGATCGGCGAGGGGGTGTTCGGGGTGCTGCTCGCGCCGTTCGTGACGCACGTGCTCGGCGGGGACGCCCTCGCGTTCGGCTGGGTGCTGAGCGCGCAGGCGATCGGCGGGGTGGTGGGGGGCGCCCTGGTCGCCCGGCACGCCGGGCGCGTCGCGCCGCTGCGGCTGTGGGTGTTCGGCGCGGCCGGGCTGGGCCTGGCGGACCTGGCGATCTTCCTGTACCCGCTGGCGTGGCCGGGGGTCGGGCCGGCGCTGGCGCTGATGGTGCTGGCCGGGGTGCCGGCCAGCGCGGCCGGGGCGGGCTGGATGACGCTGGCGCAGCACTTCACGGACGACGCGGTGCGTGGCCGGGTGTTCGGGCTGGCGGGGCAGCTGTCCGGCGTGGGGTTGCTGCTGGGCCTGGGGCTCGCCACGCTGGCGGGGCAGGCGGCGCCGATCACCGCGCTGCTGTGCGTGCACAGCGCGCTGCTGATGCTGGGCGGCCTGGGCGCGTGGGTGGTGTGGCGGTCCCGGCAGCTCGACCGCCTGCCGGCGGGCGCGGCGCCCGCCACGGCGGCCTGA
- a CDS encoding response regulator, whose protein sequence is MTLRIALVDDNPMDRHLAAEALDEVCPGCVAETFASGQALLRHLHAAPLPDLLLLDLNMPGLTGLDVLQALKADPRLSLMPVVVLTTSSAPSDIEQAYALHASSYLVKAATFTEFLGQVDALIRYWTLNRTVPARPAEFSRRSARSA, encoded by the coding sequence ATGACGCTGCGAATCGCGCTGGTCGACGACAACCCCATGGACCGCCACCTCGCCGCCGAAGCCCTCGACGAGGTCTGCCCCGGCTGCGTGGCCGAAACGTTCGCCAGCGGACAGGCCCTGCTGCGCCACCTGCACGCCGCGCCGCTGCCCGACCTGCTGCTGCTCGACCTGAACATGCCCGGCCTCACCGGCCTGGACGTCCTCCAGGCCCTGAAGGCCGACCCGCGCCTGAGCCTGATGCCCGTGGTGGTCCTCACGACGTCCAGCGCCCCGTCGGACATCGAGCAGGCCTACGCCCTGCACGCCAGCTCGTACCTCGTGAAGGCCGCCACGTTCACCGAGTTTCTGGGGCAGGTGGACGCGCTCATCCGTTACTGGACCCTCAACCGCACCGTGCCCGCACGGCCGGCGGAGTTCAGCCGAAGGTCTGCACGATCAGCGTGA
- a CDS encoding carbohydrate kinase family protein: MTGSADLVILGNINVDLILGPLDHWPQEGTERLVDQLTWRVGGNAGNAVLACAALGTRFAAVSTVGDDLAGQWLRAHTPAGPVHWIASPGPTSLTVAAAHPNGERTFLTHLGHLRELSWEAARPWLPAARLVLLAGAFLTPRLRREYPALLAHFARQGTPVALDFGWPDEGFTADVRAEVMAWLPQVHHLLINELEAQQLTGAGGPDEALALLTDGVHPQGTVVIKCGARGVIAGTRQGVTRQAAPEVDVIDSVGAGDTWNAAYLHHLLRGAALPEALCQAVQVASRAISTQPREYGPG, translated from the coding sequence ATGACCGGAAGCGCCGATCTGGTGATCCTGGGCAACATCAACGTCGACCTGATTCTCGGGCCGCTGGACCACTGGCCGCAGGAGGGCACCGAGCGACTGGTGGATCAGCTGACCTGGCGTGTCGGCGGCAACGCCGGGAACGCCGTCCTGGCGTGCGCCGCGCTGGGCACCCGCTTCGCGGCCGTCAGCACCGTCGGGGACGACCTCGCCGGGCAGTGGCTGCGGGCGCACACGCCGGCCGGGCCGGTCCACTGGATCGCCTCGCCCGGCCCCACCTCCCTGACGGTCGCCGCCGCGCATCCCAACGGGGAGCGGACGTTCCTGACGCACCTCGGGCACCTGCGCGAGCTGAGCTGGGAGGCCGCCCGGCCCTGGCTGCCGGCTGCCCGCCTGGTCCTGCTGGCCGGCGCCTTCCTGACGCCGCGGCTGAGGCGGGAGTACCCGGCCCTCCTGGCGCATTTCGCGCGGCAGGGCACCCCCGTCGCCCTGGACTTCGGGTGGCCGGACGAGGGATTCACCGCGGACGTCCGCGCGGAGGTGATGGCCTGGCTGCCGCAGGTGCATCACCTGCTGATCAACGAGCTCGAGGCGCAGCAGCTGACCGGCGCAGGCGGGCCGGACGAGGCGCTGGCGCTGCTGACGGACGGCGTGCACCCTCAGGGCACGGTGGTGATCAAGTGCGGCGCGCGGGGCGTGATCGCCGGCACCCGCCAGGGCGTCACGAGACAGGCCGCGCCGGAGGTGGACGTCATCGACTCGGTCGGGGCGGGCGACACCTGGAACGCCGCGTACCTGCACCACCTCCTGCGGGGCGCGGCGCTGCCGGAGGCGCTGTGCCAGGCGGTACAGGTGGCCAGCCGGGCCATCTCCACGCAGCCCCGGGAGTACGGGCCGGGCTGA